One window from the genome of Burkholderiales bacterium encodes:
- a CDS encoding enolase C-terminal domain-like protein, producing the protein MSRIDKVEVHVFQFDAKNLGAAGGGGIGALGCKKGATTRLTKYAVAIMTDNGLRGEYVTHWVGSPSALGQTLMLAPCLIGREAEEREGIYDDIKREARQFDHMGHGPLDIALWDLAGKKLNAAVSELLGGYRKRLPAYASTYMGDRNGVLSSKEAYGDFAVQCYEMGYRAFKIHGWNEGDKREEAENVLYVRSRVGDRMELMLDPACQLRTFADALYVGRACDEADCFWYEDPFRDSGTSAFAHKKLREMIKTPLLQTEHVRGVEPKADFLVAGGTDFLRVDPEYDMGITGCMKIAHLAESFGIDAEIHACGPAHRHCMSAIRNTNYYEMALVGPGTPNAVPPVYKCGYSDQLEAVGKDGCVPVPTGPGLGVEYDWDFIAKNRIALHEFK; encoded by the coding sequence ATGAGCCGCATCGACAAAGTAGAGGTGCACGTCTTTCAGTTCGACGCAAAAAATCTCGGCGCGGCGGGCGGCGGCGGAATCGGGGCGCTGGGCTGCAAGAAAGGTGCGACGACCCGCCTGACCAAGTACGCGGTGGCGATCATGACCGACAACGGCCTGCGTGGGGAGTACGTCACACACTGGGTTGGTTCGCCCTCGGCGCTCGGCCAGACGTTGATGCTGGCGCCTTGTCTCATCGGGCGCGAAGCCGAAGAGCGCGAAGGCATCTACGACGACATCAAGCGCGAGGCGCGCCAGTTCGACCATATGGGCCACGGCCCCCTCGACATCGCGCTCTGGGATCTTGCCGGCAAGAAGCTCAATGCCGCGGTGAGCGAACTGCTCGGCGGCTATCGCAAGCGCCTGCCCGCCTACGCCAGTACCTACATGGGCGATCGCAACGGTGTGCTGTCCTCCAAGGAGGCCTACGGCGACTTCGCGGTGCAGTGCTACGAGATGGGATACCGCGCCTTCAAGATCCACGGCTGGAACGAAGGCGACAAGCGCGAGGAAGCCGAAAACGTGCTGTACGTGCGCAGCCGCGTGGGCGACCGCATGGAGCTGATGCTCGATCCGGCCTGCCAGTTGCGGACCTTCGCCGATGCGCTCTACGTCGGCCGTGCGTGCGACGAAGCCGATTGTTTCTGGTACGAAGACCCGTTCCGCGACAGCGGCACCTCGGCATTCGCGCACAAGAAGCTGCGCGAGATGATCAAGACCCCGCTGCTTCAGACCGAGCATGTCCGTGGCGTGGAGCCGAAGGCGGATTTCCTCGTGGCCGGCGGCACCGACTTCCTGCGCGTCGATCCCGAATACGACATGGGGATCACGGGCTGCATGAAGATCGCGCACCTGGCCGAGTCCTTCGGCATCGACGCCGAGATCCACGCTTGCGGCCCGGCGCACCGCCATTGCATGTCCGCGATCCGCAACACCAACTACTACGAGATGGCGCTGGTGGGACCGGGCACCCCGAACGCCGTGCCGCCGGTATACAAGTGCGGCTACTCGGACCAGTTGGAAGCGGTTGGCAAGGACGGCTGCGTGCCGGTGCCTACAGGGCCGGGGCTCGGCGTCGAGTACGACTGGGATTTCATCGCCAAGAATCGCATCGCGCTGCACGAATTCAAGTAA
- a CDS encoding nuclear transport factor 2 family protein, whose amino-acid sequence MELLKRWIALGGALLALGLAWDCARADAVQEIERVEDQRYEAMIKADWGAFAGMLAEEFLYHQPSGRVSDKQAYVAYASTGDIKIKKAERYDVKIHVYGDVATAMGSTRLDIEQKGEPRAVDLRYLNVWVKRDGRWQLAARQSAFKQ is encoded by the coding sequence ATGGAACTGCTGAAACGCTGGATCGCCCTGGGCGGCGCGCTGCTGGCGCTCGGGCTTGCGTGGGACTGCGCACGGGCGGACGCGGTGCAGGAGATCGAGCGCGTCGAGGACCAGCGCTACGAAGCGATGATCAAGGCAGACTGGGGCGCGTTCGCCGGCATGCTGGCCGAGGAGTTCCTCTATCACCAGCCGAGCGGCAGGGTGTCGGACAAGCAGGCCTACGTCGCCTATGCGTCGACCGGCGACATCAAGATCAAGAAGGCCGAGCGCTACGACGTGAAGATCCACGTCTACGGCGACGTGGCGACCGCGATGGGCTCCACGCGGCTGGACATCGAACAGAAGGGCGAGCCGCGCGCAGTGGATCTGCGCTATCTGAACGTGTGGGTCAAGCGCGACGGCCGCTGGCAGCTCGCGGCGCGCCAGTCGGCCTTCAAGCAGTAG
- a CDS encoding DUF2721 domain-containing protein encodes MGSQLIDISHVIQLAVAPVFLLTAIGTILTALNSRLGRIVDRRRVVEEKLQGLPPDQGDKARACVSELQVLARRIRLIYQAMVFSVMSGILICLVVATAFLGVFIRFDLSETVGVMFALAMFSLIGALAMFLREVFLAIEAGRHAIMLKGLTQP; translated from the coding sequence ATGGGATCGCAACTCATCGACATTTCGCATGTCATCCAGCTCGCGGTAGCGCCGGTGTTCCTGCTCACCGCCATCGGCACGATCCTCACGGCGCTGAACAGCCGCCTCGGACGCATCGTCGATCGCCGCCGCGTCGTGGAGGAAAAACTTCAGGGCCTGCCGCCCGATCAGGGCGACAAGGCCCGTGCCTGCGTCTCGGAGCTGCAAGTCCTCGCGCGCCGCATCCGGCTCATCTATCAGGCGATGGTCTTTTCGGTGATGAGCGGCATCCTGATCTGCCTGGTGGTGGCCACCGCATTCCTCGGCGTGTTCATCCGCTTCGATCTGTCGGAGACCGTCGGCGTCATGTTCGCGCTGGCCATGTTCTCGCTGATCGGCGCGCTGGCGATGTTCCTGAGGGAAGTGTTTCTCGCCATCGAGGCCGGCAGGCACGCGATCATGCTCAAGGGGTTGACTCAACCCTGA
- a CDS encoding Nramp family divalent metal transporter, with the protein MSTAQASGPAVALGHLPPLQLATMPVFAGVFAYLGPGILWAALAQGSGELIWWPYLTAKYGAAFLGLLIPAALLQYWLNIELCRYTVLTGETPMTGFTRIGRWFAWLCWIGVFIENIWFGAYAAAGGTALAALTGFPEGWTPRGQSLFWGYLTIGLYLLALVFSRVAYTLVEKFSMIVVIITMGGIIFAIFQEPVLAVTGEFFSALVPHYTPVSAIPNWDPKDINTVVTSIAFAGAGGFGQLFIAYWMRDKGVGMGAKVGRVTSPITGQPEAIPATGFAMADTEENKKNYKGWVRYVSTENFIGVALNLITTIIMCWLAWALLMPKGIVPSGWEIAVVQSAFFEVAWGPVGKALFLIVAAAFLCDAWLQLTDGFSRIQADFFYHNIPGAQKLHFRSWYYIFVAIFTVLTVVTMALAQPGQLIVIRGVVAFLAMAIICPAIVYLNYVMLPRVFPKWIKPHPVTRALMLLVTLAYMTMAIAYLYLNRAQLASLIFGG; encoded by the coding sequence ATGAGCACTGCACAAGCCTCCGGGCCAGCCGTCGCCCTCGGACATCTACCCCCGCTGCAACTGGCCACGATGCCCGTGTTTGCGGGCGTCTTTGCTTACCTGGGTCCCGGTATTCTCTGGGCCGCGCTGGCGCAAGGTTCCGGCGAGCTGATCTGGTGGCCTTATCTGACCGCCAAGTACGGGGCGGCGTTTCTCGGCCTGCTGATTCCGGCCGCGCTGCTGCAGTACTGGCTCAACATCGAGTTGTGCCGCTACACCGTGCTCACCGGGGAAACGCCGATGACCGGCTTTACCCGCATCGGCCGCTGGTTCGCCTGGCTGTGCTGGATTGGTGTCTTCATCGAAAACATCTGGTTCGGCGCCTATGCGGCCGCCGGAGGCACGGCGCTCGCCGCGCTCACCGGCTTCCCGGAAGGCTGGACGCCGCGCGGACAGTCTCTGTTCTGGGGCTACCTCACCATTGGCCTCTATCTTCTCGCCCTGGTATTCAGCCGGGTGGCCTACACCCTGGTGGAGAAATTCTCGATGATCGTGGTGATCATCACGATGGGAGGCATCATCTTCGCGATCTTCCAGGAGCCGGTGCTCGCGGTGACGGGCGAATTCTTCTCCGCGCTCGTTCCCCACTACACGCCGGTGAGCGCGATCCCCAACTGGGACCCGAAGGATATCAACACGGTGGTCACCAGTATCGCCTTCGCCGGCGCCGGCGGCTTCGGCCAGCTGTTCATCGCCTACTGGATGCGCGACAAGGGCGTGGGCATGGGCGCCAAGGTCGGCCGCGTCACCTCGCCGATCACCGGCCAGCCCGAAGCGATCCCCGCCACCGGATTCGCGATGGCCGATACCGAGGAGAACAAGAAGAACTACAAAGGCTGGGTGCGCTACGTCAGCACCGAGAACTTCATCGGCGTGGCCCTGAACCTGATCACCACCATCATCATGTGCTGGCTCGCCTGGGCGCTGCTCATGCCGAAGGGCATCGTTCCGAGCGGCTGGGAGATCGCGGTCGTGCAGTCGGCCTTCTTCGAGGTGGCGTGGGGTCCGGTCGGGAAGGCTTTGTTCCTGATCGTGGCCGCCGCGTTCCTGTGCGACGCCTGGCTGCAGTTGACCGACGGGTTCTCGCGCATCCAGGCCGACTTCTTCTACCACAACATTCCCGGCGCGCAGAAGCTGCATTTCCGCAGCTGGTACTACATCTTCGTGGCGATCTTCACGGTGCTGACGGTCGTGACGATGGCGCTCGCGCAGCCGGGTCAGTTGATCGTGATCCGCGGCGTGGTGGCCTTCCTTGCCATGGCCATCATCTGCCCGGCCATCGTCTACCTGAACTACGTGATGCTGCCGCGCGTCTTCCCGAAGTGGATCAAGCCGCATCCCGTCACGCGGGCGCTGATGCTGCTGGTGACGCTCGCCTATATGACGATGGCCATCGCTTACCTCTACCTCAACCGCGCGCAGCTCGCCTCGCTGATCTTCGGCGGATAA
- a CDS encoding VOC family protein, with amino-acid sequence MDFLVNIDVDDLEKAVRFYSNAFGLRVGRRFGAFGAEMLGGPAPIYLLVKKAGTVASDASSQTRAYERHWTPTHLDFVVGDIDSAVEKAVVAGARLEKPVAIHKWGKLALMADPFGHGFCLVQFLGRGYDEIADR; translated from the coding sequence ATGGATTTCCTCGTCAATATCGATGTCGACGATCTCGAAAAGGCCGTGCGTTTCTACAGCAACGCCTTCGGATTGCGCGTCGGACGCCGCTTTGGAGCGTTCGGTGCGGAGATGCTCGGAGGCCCGGCGCCGATTTATCTGCTGGTGAAGAAGGCGGGGACGGTCGCATCGGACGCGAGTTCGCAGACAAGAGCCTACGAGCGTCATTGGACGCCGACGCATCTGGACTTTGTCGTCGGCGACATCGACAGTGCCGTCGAGAAGGCGGTTGTGGCCGGCGCACGCCTGGAAAAGCCGGTCGCCATCCACAAATGGGGCAAGCTCGCGCTCATGGCCGACCCGTTCGGTCACGGTTTCTGTCTGGTGCAGTTCCTCGGTCGCGGCTACGACGAGATCGCGGACCGATGA
- a CDS encoding DUF423 domain-containing protein: MDRLFFILGSLSAFLGVALGAFASHGLKGRVGPELLATFEIGVRYQMYHALALLAVAWAQTRWPGPVLAAGGWLFVAGTLLFSGNLYLLSLTGARWLGAITPFGGLAFLAGWLCLAWAVWRAT; the protein is encoded by the coding sequence ATGGACCGACTGTTCTTCATTCTCGGAAGCCTCTCCGCCTTTCTTGGCGTGGCCCTCGGCGCGTTTGCGTCGCACGGGCTGAAGGGCCGGGTGGGCCCGGAACTGCTCGCGACCTTTGAGATCGGCGTGCGGTACCAGATGTATCATGCGCTGGCGCTGCTTGCGGTGGCGTGGGCGCAGACGCGCTGGCCCGGCCCGGTTCTGGCGGCGGGTGGATGGTTGTTCGTCGCCGGGACGCTGCTCTTCTCCGGCAATCTCTATCTCCTCAGCCTGACCGGTGCGCGCTGGCTCGGCGCTATCACGCCGTTCGGCGGACTTGCGTTCCTTGCGGGTTGGCTGTGTCTTGCGTGGGCGGTCTGGCGGGCTACATAG
- a CDS encoding GGDEF domain-containing protein: MTAALSPVERQFAAGSRLAGAFCIAVGLLALAGWTFDLPLLMSVVPGYVTMKANAAACFVLSGAALLLARARWPARVSYGALALAGFVALAGAVTLAQDLFGWNAGIDEILFREALGAIQTTDLGRMSPGTAVAFVLAGVSIPLLALPSENAARAAQLLAAAIGAVALVALMGYLLDVEALYRVRAFSAMSLNAATGLLALALGILAARPGRGWMKEFAADTSSARLARRLALAIFVMLPVLALLRLQGERLGWYPTSFGVGIHAVAGLILIVVLLWFLARAANRAEARVARLARVQSVLSRINALIVRTRDRKALVEEACRIAVDPGGYPLAWIGLVDRERTRIVPAASAGAVGDLLEKAGDRLSLSAETQSPGPAARAVLTGQAVVVGDVATAPDMPFRGELLARRVRAFAMLPLVVAGEARGVLALHASDHHAFDREEMRLLEEIAGDIAFALDHIDKEERLNYLSYYNTLTRLANRTLFLDRLAQHVGGAGRAGGSLALLILDVAGFRHVNAAQGRHAGDEVLRAIGERLERTLDPSLLSRTGGDQFAAIVPRLANEEDAVRAYERIAAECFVEQFAVGAETAALAVRAGIAIYPQDGASAEALYQSAEIALAEAKKHGDSYRLHDPESDRSVRGRLGLETRLRRAIENRELRLHYQPKVDTRTRALTGAEALMRWQDPERGLLPPVEFIPLLEETRLILAAGAWAIGQAAADAAAIAGAGLAGFRIAVNVSAVQLREPDFAAAAARAAGSDPGPGAIELEITESVAMQDIQSALAKLEAARALGFSLVIDDFGTGYSSLAYLARIPAQSVKIDRSFVTAVLDDPKSAELVRAVVSLARSLGMRCVAEGVETEAQARFLAQAGCDEMQGYLISRPLPLDEFIAFASRQTPR; this comes from the coding sequence GTGACTGCCGCCCTGTCGCCGGTTGAGCGTCAGTTCGCGGCGGGTTCGCGACTCGCTGGGGCCTTTTGCATCGCGGTCGGCTTGCTGGCGCTGGCGGGCTGGACGTTCGATCTTCCGCTGCTCATGAGCGTCGTGCCCGGTTACGTGACCATGAAGGCGAATGCCGCCGCCTGCTTCGTGCTTTCCGGGGCTGCCCTGCTTCTTGCGCGCGCGCGCTGGCCGGCACGAGTCTCTTACGGCGCGCTCGCTCTCGCCGGCTTCGTGGCGCTAGCCGGCGCGGTCACGCTCGCGCAGGACCTCTTCGGCTGGAACGCGGGCATCGATGAGATCCTGTTCCGCGAAGCGCTGGGAGCGATCCAGACGACCGACCTTGGCCGCATGTCGCCCGGGACCGCTGTTGCGTTCGTTCTGGCGGGCGTTTCGATCCCGCTGCTCGCGCTTCCGTCGGAAAACGCCGCGCGCGCCGCCCAGTTGCTCGCCGCCGCGATCGGGGCGGTCGCGCTCGTCGCCCTGATGGGCTACCTCCTCGATGTCGAAGCGCTCTATCGCGTGCGCGCATTCTCCGCCATGTCGCTCAACGCCGCGACCGGTCTCCTCGCTCTCGCCCTCGGCATACTGGCGGCACGGCCCGGCCGCGGCTGGATGAAGGAATTCGCGGCCGACACCAGCAGCGCCCGACTCGCGCGGCGCCTGGCGCTCGCCATCTTCGTCATGCTGCCCGTGCTCGCGCTGCTTCGCCTCCAAGGGGAACGCCTGGGCTGGTACCCAACCTCGTTCGGCGTCGGCATTCACGCCGTCGCCGGGCTGATTCTGATCGTCGTGCTGCTCTGGTTTCTCGCGCGCGCGGCCAATCGCGCCGAGGCGCGGGTGGCGCGCTTGGCCCGGGTCCAGAGCGTCCTGAGCAGGATCAACGCCCTCATCGTGCGCACCCGCGACCGCAAAGCGCTGGTCGAGGAGGCCTGCCGCATCGCGGTGGATCCGGGCGGCTATCCGCTGGCCTGGATCGGGCTCGTCGATCGCGAGCGGACGCGGATCGTTCCCGCCGCCTCGGCCGGCGCGGTGGGCGACTTGCTCGAAAAGGCCGGCGATCGCCTGTCCTTGAGCGCGGAAACGCAAAGCCCCGGCCCCGCGGCGCGCGCGGTATTGACCGGCCAGGCGGTCGTGGTGGGCGACGTTGCCACGGCGCCGGACATGCCTTTCCGGGGGGAACTCCTCGCGCGCCGCGTGCGCGCGTTCGCGATGCTCCCGCTCGTCGTCGCCGGCGAAGCGCGCGGCGTGCTCGCCCTGCATGCGTCCGACCACCACGCCTTCGACCGCGAGGAGATGAGGCTCCTCGAGGAAATCGCGGGCGACATCGCCTTCGCCCTCGACCACATCGACAAGGAAGAGAGGCTCAACTACCTCAGCTACTACAACACGCTCACCCGGCTGGCCAACCGGACGTTGTTTTTGGACCGCCTGGCCCAGCATGTCGGCGGGGCTGGCCGGGCGGGCGGAAGCCTCGCCCTGCTCATCCTCGATGTTGCCGGTTTCCGGCACGTCAATGCCGCGCAGGGCCGGCACGCCGGCGACGAAGTGCTGCGAGCCATCGGCGAGCGGCTGGAGCGCACGCTCGACCCCTCCCTGCTCTCGAGGACCGGTGGCGACCAGTTCGCCGCCATCGTCCCTCGGCTCGCCAATGAGGAAGACGCCGTGCGCGCCTACGAGCGCATCGCCGCGGAGTGCTTCGTCGAGCAGTTCGCCGTGGGCGCCGAGACGGCCGCGCTGGCCGTGCGCGCCGGCATCGCCATCTATCCGCAGGACGGCGCCAGCGCCGAGGCGCTTTATCAGAGCGCGGAAATCGCGCTCGCCGAGGCCAAGAAACACGGCGACAGCTATCGGTTGCATGATCCGGAGAGCGACAGGTCCGTTCGCGGCCGGCTCGGGCTCGAGACACGCCTGCGGCGCGCGATCGAGAACCGCGAGCTGCGGCTGCACTACCAGCCCAAGGTGGATACGCGCACGCGCGCGCTCACCGGCGCGGAGGCGCTCATGCGCTGGCAGGATCCGGAGCGCGGGCTCCTCCCGCCCGTCGAATTCATCCCGCTGCTGGAGGAAACGCGCCTCATCCTCGCGGCGGGCGCCTGGGCGATCGGCCAGGCCGCCGCGGACGCGGCCGCAATCGCCGGCGCGGGTCTTGCCGGATTCCGCATTGCGGTCAACGTGTCGGCGGTGCAGTTGCGCGAGCCCGATTTCGCGGCTGCCGCCGCGCGCGCCGCCGGAAGCGACCCGGGCCCCGGTGCGATCGAACTGGAGATCACCGAGTCGGTCGCCATGCAGGACATCCAGTCGGCGCTTGCCAAGCTCGAAGCTGCGCGCGCCCTGGGTTTCTCGCTCGTGATAGACGATTTCGGCACCGGTTATTCGTCTCTCGCCTATCTCGCGAGAATCCCCGCCCAGTCAGTGAAGATCGACCGCTCATTCGTCACCGCCGTGCTGGATGACCCCAAGAGCGCCGAGCTGGTCCGCGCTGTCGTTTCGCTCGCCCGCTCGCTTGGCATGCGATGCGTCGCCGAGGGCGTCGAGACCGAGGCGCAGGCACGCTTTCTTGCGCAGGCCGGCTGCGACGAGATGCAAGGCTACCTCATCAGCAGACCGCTGCCGCTCGACGAATTCATTGCGTTCGCGTCACGCCAGACACCACGCTGA